AGATCGGTACTGTACTGTATGAATCGGCAGACGACAGTGGATACCACGTCGTCACCCAGTCCTGTCTCTGCTCGCTCGAAGACTCCGTCATCGACCGCTTCGAGGACCACAACTGCTTGTATCAATCACCGACGATATACCGCCAGGGTTGGGAGCATTACACGGTCGTCGCGTTCGATGGCGAAGACGTGCGCGAATTGCTCGAATCGCTTCGTTCGGACAGAGAGATCGAACTCCTCTCGAAGACGTCGATCTCGGAGACACAGATTCCGCACAGTATGCTGGCGCCGGCAAATCAGCTGTTCGAAAACATCACTGACCGGCAACTGGCCGCGCTCCAGCTCGCCCTCGAAAGTGGCTACTATGAACAACCTCGGAAGACGTCTCTCCGCGACCTCGCCGAACAAACTGCCGTCGCTCGCTCGACGTACGAAGAACATCTCCGAAAGGCAGAAAACAAACTGCTCACGAATGCAGGCCAATTCC
The DNA window shown above is from Halostella salina and carries:
- a CDS encoding helix-turn-helix domain-containing protein, encoding MGLYEASIRVKHECPYRKISERYPDLTIREWPLSDCQVLEITTETTPTDELLNEINEIGTVLYESADDSGYHVVTQSCLCSLEDSVIDRFEDHNCLYQSPTIYRQGWEHYTVVAFDGEDVRELLESLRSDREIELLSKTSISETQIPHSMLAPANQLFENITDRQLAALQLALESGYYEQPRKTSLRDLAEQTAVARSTYEEHLRKAENKLLTNAGQFLRLVTATLTTDPLGVESGREPEQAAD